TCGCTTTCCCAACGATCTCTATCGTTTCTACCATGCGTTCCGTCTCTGTTATCTCTGCCATGTTTTCAGTAGAATACAACCTCCAATCATACATCAATGCAAACATGCAGCATCGACGTAGCCTTTCAGGACACTTCTGCTGTGGCTATGAAGTATGATTTGGGGTTTATATTCTTGTCTAAGGAGATCGAGTGTGTGAGGAGGGAATTTCTCTGCACTTATTTGCAGGCGCTAAAGAGAATTTGTCTGCAATTCTTCACATGTGCTGAAGGTGGAGAACAATTTTGATAACAATATACCAACCAATGCTGTTATCCTGAAAATACTTCAATTCGCTCCTTGGTAATGTCTGCCTTTTCTATTTGCATGCATTGTAATGTAATTCACAATTGGTGTCATGTAGAAAGGATTTAAATCAAAGGTTATAATAGGGCAAATTTCCAAAATCCTTTTTGTAACTTATGCTAAAATATATTCAGTGATTAGATTTTATCACTTCATCACACATGACACTCGATATTCTTtgaaaaaagacaaaaaaaattttCAACAAGACCGTCTTGCCCTTGAGAAAAATAGTTAACATTCTTTTATATATAACATATTTTATTTGAACATAACACGCTTGGTCAAATTTTGTTAAACTACAATTTAGTCTATGATGTTttgtaatatttataatttagtatttatatttttaaaattaaataatttaatttataaaatttaacaaaatttataaattaatttattaaattatcattaattttagtaaaaataatcaacatatctttatttttatttttaacatgaaaataatagtctttaaaagtttattttcttaataattatgttcatgaaattttattttattaataatttaattcctttatttttaaaattgaatccaattaaaataaaaaattttaaatttaaattactaaaatataaattcattattttaagatgcttaaaaaaatttttttcgtTAACTACAAAATCATTCATctgttttataaattaattattaaatatataactatttataaataagtttttataattttataaaattctatttatgttattattattttaataatatataaataattatatataatttttataattgaaaaatatttttatatattattttatattattatatattaaaaaaatatgaatggagacacaaattattattaaaataaaaatttaatgattaaattatttttaaattaaaaatataattataaatataagtttcatatttttactaaatttaataagaaattaataataattctaaTGACAAAAACtaacttataaatttattaaaatatcaagTGCTAACTTActtgattttataattatatagatTCATTTATaggtttaattaaattataaaagttaaattaccgataaaataaaatctcagaatcaaattatttttcaaattaaaaataaaattaaaaaacatttttattattttcattaaaattagCAACTTAACTATAGAGATAAGTTGTAAATTTATCAAATCGCAAGTCTAAAGTCGTGGGTTTTGTTAAACCTCACCCGTCCAATTTTTTTACTTGAAAAATTCAACATGGATTAGTTCGTACATGACAAAATCTAAATCACATAGAGCTGTTGATAATCTGGATGAgcatattaaaaataattgaacTGAATAAAGTTTTCCATATAACTATGAAAGCGGAATGAAAAATAAACATCAAACACTTTTCTTTAAtcaggaaaataatttttttttatctgcaagaaaataaattttcaaactcaagaatacGACCAATATTGTCCATATATGTCTCTTATTCCATATCTATTCTCACACAACCCTTCAATGTTCTACCAACTACAAAAATACCAAAATCAATCTTAAAATTATTCTTTTTTAATATCCAACCTTATACTCACAAAAATACAAGACATCTGTTAATCTTTAACACTCAACATGGCTAAATTATTTGCACACCACTATGCGTTCATAAGCAAAGTGCCCTCACCCTAAAACCAGGATGGCTTATTCTGTAAGACGGGAAAGTTTTCTAAATACCAATTTGGTACTCTCATTGTTTTCTGAGAGTTGTTCAAACACTCAAATAGAGTTAACCGAATCTTCATCACTGCCTTCACTGTCACTGCTACTGCTGCTCCCACTACCGCTTCCACTTCCACTGCTTCCACTACCACTGCTGCTGGTAGAACTTGAAGTCTGCTCATCCTGCTCCTCTGCATTAACCTGGGCTCTAAGGGCTTCAGCAGCATTGCGCCCCTTCTCTACCTCATCACCACTATCATCCACATCAGCAATCTCATCATCAGTATCGTTTTGCTGTGGTACATTAATATCAAATCCAGCATTGCCTTTTTGTTCAGCTGCATTATCAAAAGGTGAACTAGAGCCAAATATGTCCTCAATATCTATATCTTGATGGTCTTCAGCTTCATCATTCTTGGGGCTAGGTGACAAAGTGGATATATTTGGTGGATCAGTTGGATGCCCAGAAATCCCCTTACTTGAAACTTTTGTACCTATTATTCAATAGGAGCATTATCACACATGAAAACATGTACTGCAACATTGCAGTCTTGACATAATACACCAAGCTACAACCTCATTTATTACACATGCAAACATTTGACAATTAATAGTTAATATACAATTAATCAGCTGAAAGCTCCCCCTAGACACCATTTTTCTACTTGCTAGAGGTCAGTTATTAACATCATTGAAGAGGGGAATGGTAAGGGCCAATGTAACAcggaaaattcttctttgaaaagTAGAGCGAACGGAGAGGGTCACAAATCTCCTTCATAGCTTAAAATTGAGCTTCTAAATATATTCAGGAGATCAGAGAGAGAGAAAGCAAATATTGCTCAAAGAAGGTATATAGTTATGAACAGAGACTGAGACAGCCAGACAGGTAACAAGGAAAAATTAGACCAAAGTTTGCCATTTATGTTTTGCATATCTCTCAACTTCACAATAGGGTTGCATATAATTACAAAGTGGATTAGGACGTGGTCCATGtggatatttaaaatataaatttagaagGGTCCCGACATAATTGACTTGCATGCAATGGATCCATGATGAAGAGCCTTCAAGGATAAAAGGTTCTTCAGAAAGTGTACATTCCTCTGGAAAATCAAACACGAGAATAAAACCGCATGCTAAAAAAAGGTCAGTGAAGAACACAACTCAGAAGCAGAAATCAACAGGTTTTGTCAGAGTTCTGAAAGAAATCCAAGAAAACAAAGGATTCATCATTGTACATTAGAATCGAGTATTCATATTTATAAAAGATTTTTCCCCCACTTATAATGTTAATCAAAAGCTAGAAAGTTTGTGAAAGTTAGATATGCATCAGTGTATACAAATTTCACAATGCAGAAAGTACTGCATAGTTACTaacaaaacaaattaaaaatttttggcaTTAATTCAAAGCACACTCCCAGTTAGCCCATCTTTTCACAAGAAGCCACAAAGAATATGTCAGATACTTCTGAAGAAAATTTTAGAAGGTTAGCTGGCAAGAACTCTTATTGCTGCAATGACTTAAATTATTTCCATTTGTAAcaagaattttaatttttgtcattttcaAGTGAGTTTAACTGATCaccaaattgaagaaataaatatatttaagccCCAAAACCACATGGCCATACCTGGAATTTGTGGTTCACCAACATCAATACGTTCCACCTCAACCTGAACCAGTAGCAAAGAAAGTAATAAAACTTGAAGAAGGATGAGAACATAATTCAGAGCTTCAGATAATCACTTTAGAACATCAGGGCGAAACAAAATAAAGAAGCAAGGACGTAAAGGCTTGCTTAATTTGGAGAAGAAACTAATACCTGTTTGAAGTACTGATAATTGATAAATCAAATAAGATGAGACGCTTTATAAATCATTGAACAGTTTAGGAACTTTGTTCATCCAAAAAtaaaaaacccataattaacataaCATCCACAAGCACCTACAGATTGATGCATAAACACAATAGCCTGGAAGTCCAATGCGAAGAGGGGAAACCATTGCCACAGAAAATGCAAATACTAATATCAGTTTCGTGACCATCAGAAATACCATATTTGATCTTTCCAACAGGTGGCAACAGGTTTGAGTTTTATGGATCAGATGACCTCATTTTTATTCTAAATGGCAATGCCTCATTTGCCATTAGTGTATTATTTAGCTCTGGAGCTCAGTGCTTTTTCTTGCCCCTTTTCTCCTTCCCTTCACTTGATAGGcatatgaaattaaaaaattagggACATGTAGCCGTGATTTTGGATAACTCAGAGCATTACTAAGGTTTCTACAGGTCAAACGTTAGCCTAAAAGAAAGGCACTAAGGATGGGCATGCTGAATAAGAAAAATCTGAAATCAAAACTTCTTATACAGCAAGAGCGCATTTTGATGTCAGAGACCTAATCTTAGCCAAGGAAGAAAAGTTTCTCCATTTTCTCCGTTTGACAAGCAACCCAAAGGCTGACATGCAG
The Hevea brasiliensis isolate MT/VB/25A 57/8 chromosome 15, ASM3005281v1, whole genome shotgun sequence genome window above contains:
- the LOC110641009 gene encoding uncharacterized protein LOC110641009 translates to MAQNSKEEPKTAPQSDRWYNLTLGPSFKEDAPNNKYCTLRYDFKPASIDKTKPGSLHKNKENRVSVEFQNIQLGKPKVTFEGSSEDYKENDAVLFFDGETFRLERLHRAVKQLRLLRQPGESATAAAQSGPAIEPRLSPVGKGMKPMNVGRSTAFPPVPVEVERIDVGEPQIPGTKVSSKGISGHPTDPPNISTLSPSPKNDEAEDHQDIDIEDIFGSSSPFDNAAEQKGNAGFDINVPQQNDTDDEIADVDDSGDEVEKGRNAAEALRAQVNAEEQDEQTSSSTSSSGSGSSGSGSGSGSSSSSDSEGSDEDSVNSI